The sequence TAGTGCAGTTTCTTTCAGTatttttcacttatgttgactTGGTAGTAGCAGTAAGTTCAGATTCAGTAGtttcttttgttgttttttttttccattttggtGGCATATCAGATGCTGAAGTTGTTGATTTGCAGTTGGTCTTCTTATGCACCTTTTATCATCTTTCTCTGTAATAAAATATTGAGGTTTTATTACTTTTTTGTTTTGGTGATTCCAAAGTTTTTTCTTGAAGGTCTAAAtgatgctgtttttttttttccggtttacaatttgttaaatttaattgcCAGGCTGGCTTGCTTTAGTTTGACATATAGGAGTTGCTTCATTTGTATATGTTCATATATACATCATCTCTTCATTTTATCTGCAATCTATCATTCTCTCGCTGTTtttttcatattgccatttatcaaaCAAATGCATTCCTTAATAGTAAAAATTCAGATTACTtattatgttatttttcattttttatattttagtattacatgtatttattttattacaGGTAATTTGTGAGAAATATTGTGTCAGAGTCGATAACTTCTCTTCGCTAATTAATGGGGAAGCTCTGTGCTGCCTGGTTGACTATTATTCTGGCATTGACGTTCAAAGATGTTCTTCTAAAGGTTGAGAGTAATGACATATTTTCCTTGTTCACGATATATTTTTGTTATCTTCTCAGTTTACTTTATCATTCTTTATATGGGTTCTTATGATATTCAGGATGATCAGAATGAATGCAATGAAGCACTAATTAGGCGTGGGGATACAGATTCTAGTGTTGCTGTTCGCAACTTTGTTTTAGTGCAAAAGATAACTGCATTGCTGGGAAACATTCCTGGGGTAGAATCTAAATTTGATGAACATTTGTTCCTTTATGTTTCCTTATCTGATTCTGCTATACGTATTCCACAGGTACTGCAGATAGGTGACATACTAGATAATGATGCATCTTATGACGAGCGGAGTGTAAATAATTCTTCTTGTATTTCTTGCTTCTCAACTCATTCACCGGAAAAAATTGGTAAGGCTCCATGCACATGTTATTTTGTATGATTTGATAATATTATGCTTGACTATAACTTGTGTGGGTACTGCATCTGCCTTTTAGGATCAACTAAGATCATACAGATTTACAAGTTCAGATTATAAAACTCCAGATATTAAGCCTTCAGCAGTTTCTCGGCTGTCAATTACCATGGACGCTTTACATACTAAATTCAAGTCTCAGGGAGAAAATTCGCTGAAATTTGACTCTCCACTGAAAGAAGCAGCATTGGATAAATACGATGCTGAAGGTTTTGCTTTGTTGTTTACTGTTGAAATTTCAATTCATCTTGATTATTTCTCGATAATATAATTGAATTCATGGCATGATGATGATTTCTTACTATGGGCATAATTCACTAATAAATCTACGATCTCAGTGTTCTATCTACACAGATGAttctataaagtttttttttgggtatggCGGGGGGGCATGTTTTGACCTGCTGctgcattgaagtttttttttttttaattctttaagAAAAAGGATTTATCTGATCTGACATATATCACTGTGAACCCAAAATAGTCTACAGGTTATGATGATGTTACTTGTGAGTTGTTTCAAAACTTCCTTTTTTAGCGCGTGTTTTACGATTCTATGAAAGTATATTTTGATAATGCAGGTTTGGATCTGTCATGCAAttcaattattttcttttatttcattttctcttttatgcagaaaaataaaacaattgataatgagatcttCATATATTTGTTGGTCTAATGAATGTCTTAAAGTGTAAATGGAAACAATTATTTACCCGTGtaggattttttttccttaaaaaaatgTGATATCCTTCATAAAACCCTCTGATGTTCCTTTAGGCTTGAAAGGGTCTAGAAGAAGGAAGTTGGCGATGTTTAATATATGGTATTGTGTTCAACTCTAAGGCACATGTTATAAGTGAAATAACATACTGAAGCTATGTCTGATAGATCATAAAAGATCAATTAAGTAAGATGTGCTGGAATCAAGTTGGTTTAATAAGTTGCGGTATTTATAATTTGTTCATCTTATGATACATATACCTACTTGTAGCATTAACATTACTTCCTATGTGCTAAAACTACATACTTCATGATCTGCTGTGAGAAGTCAGTTTTTGAAACATCAGAGTTAACATCAATATGTTTTACTGAAGAAAAAATAATCCTTTTTACATTCTTGTGGATGTCAGGATACAAAATTCAGATGTTTTGCAAATTCCATGCTCTTTATGTGTTGTTTTTTTGCTGCAGATAGCTTTTTGTCAGTTAATTGCTTTAACTTTCTTGCTGTTATAAGAAACCTGTGACaagatccattttttttttttgtatttattgGGTTGGAGATATGTCAACAATTTCTTCTTTGGTTCCAAAATTGCATATGTATCAGCTGATGTTGCACTATAATTGGTTTAATTGTGGTTGATGGAATAGGTTGTCTCCTAGTTGCTCTAATAATTTtcctattttttttcatttgttatCTCAGCTTATATGTTATGTAAACTGTTCCTTGTGACACCTGGGCTATTGCTATTTTTCCCCAGAATGGGCTGCAAGAGTTATTCAATCTCACTTCAGGGGAAATATTGAACGAAACAAATTCTTGAAGATTAAAATGGCAACATCCTTTTTGCAAAATGCTATTCGGGCCTGGTTATTTGTGACTTCAAAAAGTAGTTCAAACACAGTCAGTCTTGCTTGCTCTGTCCAGCAGCCATCAtctggtatttttttttctttattatgcCTTTATAGTTTTGTTTGACATGGGAACCTAACATGCTATTTTACCAACAACTCAGGAACCCATGACCGATATGTCAGGTTCATAATTGAAAGGCACCGGTttctgcaaataaaaaaatctgTGCTGCTTATTCAACAAGCTGTAAGGGCTTGGATTGCAGGAAGGCATCAGAGAAAGTGTAGTGTATTTTCAGAAATCATAATTTTTTCAGACCATGCAACAGCAGCCATTGCTTTGCAGTCACATATTCGTGGTCAGATTATGAGGTCTAGATATGTTCATTTACTTGCTCAGTTACAAGAAAAACAAGCTGTTTGCAGATGGGAATCTCTTGAGTCTCCGAGCTTGGCCGCTATCAAGATACAGAGGGCTTGGAAAAGATTTACTACACGTAATTGCTTTCTGGAACAAAGATCTGCTGCAATTAAAATCCAGAGTAATTGGCGTTGTTGGTACATTAGGATGAGCTTTTTAAACCAAGTTGGGGCAATCGTAAAGATCCAGGCAGGCATTCGTTGCCTGTTAGGTCATAAGGCATTTATACGATATAGACTTGCTGTTGTGGTAATCCAACGATTTTCAAGAGGGCACCTTGCTCGAAACAAGCTGTTAGGTTTGCCTTTTGCTGATGCCCCAGTGATTATGTTCAATTATTTGGTTGAGTAGACTATTTCTGTATTCATTTTTCAGAAATATTTATTGTCTCGACTTCTGTAATGTGTAACCTGCTTCCGTTATATGCTAAATGCTAACGGTTATATTAAACCATGCAGGTGCTTCTTACCTTCGATCTGGCAGGATGCGTTGTGGATTTTACTGCAAAAGCAATGCCAATCCAGGGAAGAATATTGAGCTGAAGATAGTAATACAGTCAATTTTAAAATTGCAGAGATGGTGGAAACATGTTTTATTTCACAAATCCCAAACAATGTCTGCCATCTTCATTCAATCTTTCATTCGTGGACAGGGTGCTAGAAGGGTTGCTCATAAACTGCAGcacagcatttacatgattcaAGTAGGACAAAATTTGTTCTGTAATATTTATTTcgcttcactttttttttatagtatTAAATTTGATTAATATCTGTTTATAATAGTATTAGAAACAATTCATGTCTATGCTATTCAATTCATATCTATGGTATAACTCAAACTGCAGAGATGGTGGAGAAATATTCTATTTATTAGATCAAGGAAAAGGTCAGTGGTTCTTATTCAAGCTTATGTTCGTGGTTGGATTGCTCGGCAAGCAGCATGTCAAGATAAGCATCGCATTGTAGTAATCCAAGTATGTATCATTTTTTGATACTTGCTCTACCTTTCTTGACAATCTTTTACAACTTATCTGTTTTTGATGTATTTATGTAAGCTTAGAAATGGGTTTTGGGGTGAATGAAACATCAGATTATGTTGGGAGCAATAGCTTAATGTAAGTTTTTCCTCAAAAGAATAAGATAACATAAAAACatttaatccaattagaacctaagaaccTATTTCAGATCATAGATTGAGATTTTGTTAAGCAAGAATTTTTCCCCCTTGTGACTGATGTGTACTTCCAAAACATCACAAAGGGGCAAGATTGTGATGGGCCAATAAAGAGATAACAGAGAGGAGGGGAGTGCGGAGGTCAGAGGAGAGGGGCAGAgacgaggaagaggaggggacAATGGCCAAAGGAGTTAGTTGTGGATATGgaggggaggaagaggagatggaggaggaggTCGTAAAAGGTTGGAAGCGAAGGAGGCAGGATGAATGTGGAACCGCAGACAAGGAGAAAAGGCAGAGAGGCAGAGGGTTCagaaaaaataagcaaaagaatAACCTTGATTATTACTGCGATGCTCTTGTTGCTGTACACGGTCCTTTGTCAACTAGCTGCTATCCCTCGTTGATAGTTACTTTTGAAGGTTCGCAGCCCCATGTCCCCTCTTCTTCTCAGCACCACCTAACCCATCTTGCCTGCATGGAAGCAGTTCATCGAAGGCCAGGTTGCATGTGAAAGCATCTAGGCTTATTTGAGCCATCTGGGCACTCTATATGCAGTGCATATGGTAGCTAAGTCTGTACATGGTGAAGCTAGGTGCTACCTTGATAGTTTATAGTTTATGTTTGGAACAATGATTGGGGATGATAAAAGTTGCACTTTTTGAGTACAAAGTGGGTAAACTTGTGGTTTTGGCGTGCCCAACAAATTGAAAGTAATCCTTGATATTGTGGCTCACTTTTGTGTGAAATGATTTAAAACAATGGGTGGGGGGGGTCAAAGATCAAAGATGATATGAACTGAACTGTGGGATTTCTGGTGGTAGAATAGTATGCGCTTCTAACTTAATGAATGGAAAAAAGGGTTAGGAAGGATGGTTTGTTTGTTGAATATGATTAACTGCAAGTATGGTTGAAACTTGAAACTTCAAAACCAAATGTATTGTTTTTTCCCCTCAAAACTGGTTTCAAAAtgaaaatgattttaaaattttggttAAATCTGACTTGTAGAGCCATATTAAGTGTATGTCTGTAAGTTCATGTCATCTTGGCTGCTAATTCATTTATTCCATCGATTGGCAAGCAAGCCAACCAGACCAACTTCTTATTGCCACGAAGAGGAGCCTTGATCTCTCGGTGAAGTGAAAGGCTTATTTGGACAACGAAGCGAATAGGCCCGCTTCACTCGAAAGGCTACGCCAGATAAAGAGGGTTACCGCCACCTTGTCCACCTTCCCGCCTAGGAATTCCATCAGGACCGGCTCACGACCGTCATTCCGCATTTGGTAGTTGGTCTGTTGAGTTTTGTCTTTCGAATTAAGCTTACAATTGAGGTTGGTGAGAAGCTTGTAAGTTCTGCCTTAAGCTATAGGCTTCCGGAAGGCTGGCCGGGGTTGTGTCCTTCCAAGCGGACGAGGTCGGCTTGGTGACCGAGGGCTTGCGTGGAGGCGACATTGCGACCACGGGCTTGGACGTCACTTCTTCATTTCTCTGCTTTTTGGATGGCCCCGAGTGAAGGCATATATGTCGAACGGATTCACAATAAACAATCATCAGAAGGAGTAGGGCATCTCCAGAAATTGGTATTGATTGCTTCTATAGAACAGCTCTTTCACAGAATGTGCTTAGACTAGCTAGGCGACGAGAGCAAGCTCATCAAGAGTTGTGGCAGTGAAGGATTTCTCAGTTGTGATTTCTAGAAACCCTTTATCTAACATCTACTCAAGTTGTGCAAGTTTTGAGAAATTTGAAGCTTTTGGATGTTAGTTGAATGCAATTCAAGGAAAAGGTTATAGTTCACAGTGTGtggagatttttttctttttttcagatAGATTTTTGCGGGAAAGAGAATGCTGATTTTTGTAGTTGATTTAGGATCCTGAAAGCGACTTGTTAGATAAGTTCTATTTTGTGAGATTTGAGCTCAAGTCTTGCTAAAGTTGGTTAATTGGAAAAGATCTTCGAAAATTAAAACTTTTGGAGAGATCCAATTTTCTAGCTGTTGGATGGTGAGAAGCTAAAcaatcaaaaaaagaagaatcagatttttcctttttagaatgtttttctttccttttcttttcaaagATTTCCAAACAGCTAAAGAACCATAGGCCCTGTTTTGCATCACTTTCAATTTTcagttattttttttcaaaaaaatagaaagaaggcaaaaatggtgtttggtaacccAATTTCCATTTTCAATTTTTGAAAATTCCGTTCTTAGTTTCTAGAAATtgtagaaacaaaaaaaatcaggtTCACCTCCTTTTGAAAACCAAAACCACCTATGGCCATCACCACCACATATGTTGCCCTTGGCACAGCCACCCCGAGCAGTCCCCGCTGCTGCCTGTTGCTGTCACCATTGCTGCCACCAGCCCTTGTAGTGCACTGGCACCATTGTCGCAACCGTCGGCCACTGCCGTCAATTGCTGGCTGCCACAGTTGCCAACACCATTGCAACTGCTGCCAAATACAACCAAGAGACTACCAAACaagttttggttttggttttcaagaaaaaaaaaaagaagctgttTTAGTTTTCATGAAAACTGAAAACAGAAAAGGGGAAGTGATGCCAAATGCAACCTAAGTTTTAGGTCTGGAAGCTTGAGAACTTTTGATAGTATTTTTCTGATCTCCATTATAACCGATTTTGTAGATCAATCACCTTTATATTCAAATCTGCAGATCAGACAGAAAACTTTTAATTCTAATGGTAGTCTTGCAATTTTCATGATGATATGGATTGGCTAATTTCTCTTATTTCTTTCTAAATATGGTTACAGCTCATACCTCATTAGGTCATATTTCTGTTGTttgaattgttatattttattttgtcatAGTACAATTAAGTTACTTTAAAAGGATATTGAAGCATGTATTCTAACATTTCCTTTtcatttcttaatattttagattttttaataGTTCCAATGTAATAGAACTAAATCTTTACATGCTAAGATCGATATTCTGTTATATGATATCATACATATTTTCTTGTTTTAGGTATCCTTATCAGCAATTGTTTCTGATATTCtacattttctgattttattattatttttttcacctCAACTCAGACTGAATTTGTCAAGATTGCTGAAACTACATCATCAAAGCTTAATCTGCTTGGTGGAAACCATAATcaagattgattttttttacctTGTAAAAAAATTTGATTGGCTCTCAAAGGCCTATTCTGTTTTTGCTCTTTAGTCTGGAATGGGCCAATTTTGGtccaaattgaattttgatacCTCAGTTACTCAACATTTTTCTAAGACACACAGATGTTCACTTATATCCTACTGTTTCCACCCAGATGCAACAATTTCAGTCTTTCCTTTTTTTGCTTGATTTGATCCATCATCCATTTATTGGCTTAATTCAGTAATTCTGCAATGCTAGGTCCTGTTGTAAGGTTTCATATATCCTAAACATTGTCCACTGTTGTCCCAAATCTGTTTATATAAGATATCTTGCCTTATCATCAAGTTCGCATGGCTGGTAAAAGAGATACAGAATGTGGTGTTTTTTGGTACAACTACATACTGTGTATTCAGGCAACAAAAAATAATCTGTGGACTTTcattagaaaaaaagaaaaaaatttgaccTGTTGGCAATTGTGTTGATATTTAAGTTATAAACACAATATAATTATTTTGAAACATTTGAACATCTCCTATTGGCCTTAGTAGCTCTTTTACTTGAGTGTTTATTGAACTCTGGTCTCATATTGCCTTCTAATTTTAATTCTAAACTCCTCATATATTCCCTTGTTGTGCTGGTGTTTGATTAACTATCTCTTGCTCACAGTCCTATTGTAAAGGTTACCTAGCACGGAAAAATTCAAGGCAACAAATAGTAGAGCTGCGATACAGGATAAAAAAGTCTGCTGCAAATGTGGATAATGATATGCGATTAATCAACAGACTAGTTTCTGCACTTTCGGAACTCCTTGGTTGTAGAAGCGTTAGTAACATTCGACATACCTGTGCTACACTGAGTAAGCTTTCTTTCACTTCACATCAATATTCTGGGTCATTGTGTCATCATCTTCTGAAACGTACTGTAAACGTTAGAGAAAAAATAATCATGGCATTTAGCTTCCAAATATTTCATTATGCTTGCATAACCTACTGTGAACGTTATGTTGCAATTAAGATCTTTACATTTGCTgtcttttatattattataccaTGTTAGATCATTATATGTCGTCTTTTGTCCTTGACACTTTGCATACATTTCTTTGGATAGTGCTACTTAGCTGCTTAGAGTATAAGCCATCTTGCTTTAATGGGAAGCAGGGGCAGAAGCGGGCAAGTGTGGCTAGACTTTGGTGGGAGAAAGGGAAAGGAAACGAGAATTCATAACAGGGACATGTTTGAGTACATGGGAATTACAAGGAAACCACTGAGAAACTAATCTGCAGGGCTTCCAGTTGgtttcttctttgtcttcccttctcttctttctttttgataaaaaacCAAGAAAGTTTTGCATTCATTCCCTGTCATATTTCCAACATGTTTGTGTGTTTTGAAGAAACGACATCAAATTCATTCTCAGATGTTTTTCTCAGAGTTCTAACTTGAGTGTGAAATGTTTTTCCTTATTATTATCATATAAACAATAAGAATATTTCAGACTACCCACCTTACTAACATCTATTGTGTTTTATACATTTTATGTTTCTATCAATCTTCTTGTCATTTGTTTATACATGTGGGAACTACAAAAGTTATGGTGAAACTGCGAGGATCATGTAGTAGCAACATGCTTTGCTCGAGAATGAGTGGGttgatgtgttcttgtgcaCCCTTACTTGGTACCTGTGCCCTCGGGTAGGGGGGACCTTATTGAATCCTGCAGGGTGTCTTTTGACATGTTTATACTATTCTGGAGAAATACTATATGTTTAGTATATTGGCTTCTTTTTTATGTCTAGGGAAGGTGTGGTTATAAGTTATAGCTTTGGTAATTGTATTGCATAAACCAATTTTGATTGTTGCTTTGAGAAGAACTTAGTGCGTGCTATATGCCTGGCTTCTCCAAGCTTTTTCTCCAACTATCCATTTTTTCACATGGTACATACTATACAGTCTGCTGATTTGTTTTCCTAAGAAGCCAAAATGCATTTGCTgggtttgaaatatgttttcttACAAGTTTGCGCCTGTATTATGTGTCTGGGTAGTGCATATGCACTTTGGTCATCTAAATGAGCTCCAATATAAGTCTCTCTCAAGTTCAAAGCTGTATTtccttgcctttttttttgaaaagtatGTTATAAATACATGGTTTATACAATAAGCATGTTATTATTCTGTCGTATCATTGCATTGAAGATCTTTCATTTTGGAAAACTGAGGTTCTGCATTTTTCATAATGTGTGAACACAGATATGGCTACAGAGGTTTCGCAGATATGTTGTGAAACACTGGTGTCTGCTGGTGCAGTTAACATTTTACTAAAGCAAATCCACTCGCTCAATCGTGGGGTCCCTGATCAGGAAGTCTTGAAGCACATACTCTGTACTCTGAGAAATATCATTCGTTATCCACAACTGCTTCATGTGTTGATCAATACTCCTCAATCAGTGGAAATAATCTTCCAGGAGCTGCTAAGGTTTGTTCaccttgtaattaatttatataACAATGTTTCACAAACTAGTCATACTTGTGAAAATTAGGTCTAATTGCAAAAGTAGAGGTAATAATAGTATATAGATATCACTAGATATTGTGAATTAGATGGTTAAATCCAAATAAGTATACCAAACTAAGATTTTTAGTAAAATCCCTTCAATGCACTATGGACAATGTTGGCGTTCTGAATACTTCTGTtatttatatatctatataaAGTAACTAAAGCATATTCTTGGAGATCCTTTGGACCTCAACTTTTCactccttttccttctcttttccccTTCATCATTTTATCTATTCCTACTTCAGTCCTATTATCTGATTTCTGCCCGGACATACAATTTCATCGTAATCTGCGCCAATTGACCTAGGCCTCCACATAGCAAATGACAAATGTTAAATTCCAATTTTGCCCTTCCTTAGAACCATTTGTGGTCACTAAATTAGAGAAGGCATTCCTTGGATGGGAACACATTGGCCACTATGGAACGGTATTAGCATCAAATAATAGTGAGATGGTTGGAACTGAATCAATCCATGGTGTTAGTCTTATCGCAAACATGGTCTCAATAGCAATGTCATTCTATTCCACCACTGATAATGTCGTTGATTGTATGATGGTTATAACCACTGAAATTTTCCTACAATATATGATATCCTATTTTTTATTGTTAAAATAATAACAATTATaacaatattataataaaaaataagtgCTATTCTCCCAATCATTGTTCATTTGATAAAATTGTGATGAAAATATTTATCTTTTTATGGTTGTACAATCTCTTTTGGAGGGCTTGtgcgaggacccgtgcgggcgtgtgtttagtcccacatcggttattcgctgggtagatcttgggtacttatacaggatcaaggaacccaaataatatcttccggctagccattttgggtgaggtcttgcgttgttacaaatggtatcagagcaaacctgcccataacctatgtggattaTGGGAcattgcagcacggatccattggggctgaccacgggccaatcatagtgtttgtgattagatttgaatagatatgaacccttagcctgacgaggacgtcagggcttgaacggcaggagtatgtgaggatccgtgcgggcgtgtgttgagtcccacatcggttatttgctgggtagatcttgggtatttatacaggatcaaggaacccaaataataccttctggctagccattttaggtgaggtcctacGTTGTTACAGATTGTTGATGCAAAAAATTGAATTATAAGAACTACGATGATTTCCATTATTTTATACCTATACTATATTATTACATGAGAGTAATATGCTATTTAGATTCCATCCGTCAAATTTTGTGACAAGAATTCTCTTGAGTCATCTTTGTGCAAATATCCATGGAAAAATATGTAAGAAGTCAAATATATAAACCTCGTGTACTGTATTTATTTCTGCGCTCTCTCTTATCTACATAGTTTCTCACATCAAATGGACTTTATTTAAATGATCTCTACTCATCTCTTATTCGGATCCCtattgtgaggacccatgcgagcgtgtgtttagtttcacatcggttatttgctgggtagatcttgggtacttataaaggatcaaggaatccaaataatacttttcggctagccattttaggtgaggtcctgggttgttacaaatggtttcagagcggacctggcccataatctatgtggactaggggacactgtagCACGAATTTATTGAGGCTGACCATGGGCCGATCGTAgtgtttgtaattagatttgaatggatttgaacccttagcttgatGAGGACGTTAGGGCTTAAACGGAGGGAGTATGTAAGGATCTGTACGAGCgtatgtttagttccacatcggttatttgctagatagatcttgggtacttatacaggatcgagaaacccaaataataccttccgtctagccattttggataaggtcctgagttgttacacaactaaactcttttaaatttaaaataggcATAAAAACATCGATACTCCTTTTGTAATCCACatattttctctctcctatcCTTTAATCCTTTAAACtgttttactttattttttaatatgcaTTGCATGTGTCTAATTGCTAGTACAACATTGTGAAGGGAGCCAGAAACCATTATAGTTTAACTTcaagtttaaaaaatttatgTGGTTAAGACCTTTATCAAATAATTATAAGTTACCAATCTAATATGGTGCATAACATGGCGCCATAAGAGTGGCCCAAGCTCCCGTGCTTACCACCAATCGGAACACCAAAACATCAATTGGGATGATTCCATACTAAAGATCCGATGTAAGAGTTTTGCCTTAGGCCTAGaatttgtttgatttttttatcaTTGTTACTTCAGCAATATATTATAAGGGAGCAGTTAACTCGAGCATTGGTGACCATAGATCCATGGTTTAAAATTAATCGCCGTTATAATCACATTAGGTCTCTCTCCAATaattagggctgcaaatgggtcatgTCAGACTGTGGGATGCTTGACCTCGACCTGACATAGTTTCATGTTTGGATCTTAATTTAGGGCTCGAATCCAACACATTTGTTGATCGGATTGGGTTAGGTTGAGCCTATGGAAAAGATTTTAGACCTAATGGATGAATCATATTGGGTTGGGTCAACTATGACCTAGATGGTTATGCCATTTTGGGCTTTGCTCTCACCGAAGCTATTGCATCGTTTGCCCCAATGATGGCGTCTCTGATCTCATTCGTATTCCAGTTCCCATTTGACCACAGAAAGTCTCTTTGTAAAGACTCCAGGTGGTCAACTGTTGATAATGGT is a genomic window of Phoenix dactylifera cultivar Barhee BC4 chromosome 4, palm_55x_up_171113_PBpolish2nd_filt_p, whole genome shotgun sequence containing:
- the LOC103723331 gene encoding LOW QUALITY PROTEIN: abnormal spindle-like microcephaly-associated protein homolog (The sequence of the model RefSeq protein was modified relative to this genomic sequence to represent the inferred CDS: inserted 10 bases in 9 codons; deleted 1 base in 1 codon; substituted 2 bases at 2 genomic stop codons) yields the protein MNASYANGTAAKCRRRFKALELEQSXSSQKAQIRREKALISFSKSVSXWLNFLFKNPKSSDAIMVLVDDRQDSLAPMESVRVGRWWWEICSFEDMKERMEAYISXEGRTEVFTMMSQVCKNIDERRLKMKAHCPVVTDLGVRKAIRVLMCYHPMWLXIGLHIVFGGDSLLLEXXREIRSGGSFLKMIIEKQFFAHMGIAKSYAYNKLXEGLYRPGYFEALGNIILKRLLLLXISLDKAKCESLLPLKYGIDGVDXWFSLLFCPHSHIKSSHQVIHEFLSEVMHGEGNLLAHLVILGYKVNYQAGLKFIINHFCSSLSEYHFNVRNLFKDLQDXILLCRSIQLLQCDASVLSKVMAPXDTRKKNLHNCSVAMQYLKQGGVPLSDGDGVQIVAEDIVNGDKELTLSILWNMFVHLQVFLYFIFVILVTYTIIPFLASDWIKVICEKYCVRVDNFSSLINGEALCCLVDYYSGIDVQRCSSKDDQNECNEALIRRGDTDSSVAVRNFVLVQKITALLGNIPGVLQIGDILDNDASYDERSVIILLVFLASQLIHRKKLDQLRSYRFTSSDYKTPDIKPSAVSRLSITMDALHTKFKSQGENSLKFDSPLKEAALDKYDAEEWAARVIQSHFRGNIERNKFLKIKMATSFLQNAIRAWLFVTSKSSSNTVSLACSVQQPSSGTHDRYVRFIIERHRFLQIKKSVLLIQQAVRAWIAGRHQRKCSVFSEIIIFSDHATAAIALQSHIRGQIMRSRYVHLLAQLQEKQAVCRWESLESPSLAAIKIQRAWKRFTTRNCFLEQRSAAIKIQSNWRCWYIRMSFLNQVGAIVKIQAGIRCLLGHKAFIRYRLAVVVIQRFSRGHLARNKLLGASYLRSGRMRCGFYCKSNANPGKNIELKIVIQSILKLQRWWKHVLFHKSQTMSAIFIQSFIRGQGARRVAHKLQHSIYMIQRWWRNILFIRSRKRSVVLIQAYVRGWIARQAACQDKHRIVVIQSYCKGYLARKNSRQQIVELRYRIKKSAANVDNDMRLINRLVSALSELLGCRSVSNIRHTCATLNMATEVSQICCETLVSAGAVNILLKQIHSLNRGVPDQEVLKHILCTLRNIIRYPQLLHVLINTPQSVEIIFQELLRNKSEGFFIAAELLKKMCSIQEGLAAVHNLQGHLRRLNFLAQDLERKTELQKRNARLRAERDITMRRFRETVNLLLLVADDNQ